A genomic window from Terrisporobacter glycolicus ATCC 14880 = DSM 1288 includes:
- a CDS encoding 1-propanol dehydrogenase PduQ yields MSNVYIKTRIYSGDKSIKYLEEINNQVILIVCDKFLVESKAVSYLTDILQVNNNVYIYDGVVPDPSTEVVVEGIKHICKEKPSILIGFGGGSSIDTAKAILYFTKLENLTSHPLFIAVPTTSGTGTEVTSLTVITDKDSNVKKIIESDEILPDVALLDPTLTLTVPKTVTANTGMDVLTHSLEAYVSKNNNVFSDALSEKSIELLIKSLVKCYEEGNDLDSRMMMQESSTLAGMSFNMAGLGVNHSIAHQLGATFHIPHGLANAMLLNSVIDYNCKDELILKKYAKLSYKLQFVSIDENPKIAVEILKRIIKTMMISMNMPLRIRDMNISQVDYKDSINTMVENTLKDRCLSTTPKDISIDDIREILLQIY; encoded by the coding sequence ATGTCAAATGTATATATCAAAACAAGAATTTATAGTGGGGACAAGTCTATAAAATATCTTGAAGAAATTAATAATCAAGTTATTTTAATAGTATGTGATAAGTTTCTAGTAGAAAGTAAAGCAGTATCATATCTTACAGATATTTTACAAGTTAATAATAATGTCTACATATATGATGGTGTAGTACCAGATCCTTCTACAGAAGTAGTTGTTGAAGGAATTAAACATATATGCAAAGAAAAACCTTCTATTTTAATTGGTTTTGGTGGCGGATCTTCTATTGATACTGCAAAAGCAATACTTTATTTTACCAAGTTAGAAAACTTAACATCTCATCCTTTATTTATAGCGGTTCCAACTACTAGTGGAACAGGAACAGAAGTCACATCTTTAACTGTTATAACAGACAAAGATAGTAATGTAAAAAAGATAATAGAGTCAGATGAGATTTTACCAGATGTAGCGCTTTTGGATCCGACGTTAACACTAACAGTTCCAAAAACAGTTACTGCCAATACAGGAATGGATGTATTAACTCATTCATTAGAAGCTTATGTGTCCAAAAATAATAATGTATTTTCTGATGCATTGTCAGAAAAATCAATAGAACTATTAATAAAATCATTAGTTAAATGTTATGAAGAGGGTAATGATTTAGATAGTAGAATGATGATGCAGGAATCATCTACTCTTGCAGGGATGTCTTTTAATATGGCTGGATTAGGCGTAAATCATAGTATAGCACATCAATTAGGTGCTACCTTCCATATTCCACATGGACTTGCAAATGCTATGTTACTAAATAGTGTAATCGACTATAACTGTAAAGATGAGTTGATACTAAAAAAATATGCAAAACTTTCATACAAACTACAATTTGTAAGTATAGACGAGAACCCTAAAATAGCAGTAGAAATATTAAAACGTATTATAAAAACTATGATGATATCTATGAATATGCCACTTAGAATAAGAGATATGAATATTAGTCAGGTTGACTATAAAGATAGTATTAATACTATGGTAGAAAACACATTAAAAGATAGATGTTTGTCTACCACACCTAAAGATATAAGTATCGATGATATAAGAGAAATATTATTGCAAATATACTAA
- a CDS encoding BMC domain-containing protein, translating into MLRLAIGIIEVIGLSSAIEVADICVKSANVTLIGYELSQGHGMVLIKIEGDVGAVTAAVQASSKIAKVLNKKVIPRPGDGIECLIKNENTVGYEDIYINTDVDKNDLIINKEEKDKETNKNTKEDMNKEEENDFKEDSYEEKYTCNLCKDPKCPREKGDLRVNCIHYDDKDTDS; encoded by the coding sequence ATGTTACGGTTAGCAATTGGAATTATAGAAGTAATTGGTCTTTCTAGTGCAATTGAGGTAGCAGATATTTGCGTAAAATCTGCAAACGTTACTTTAATTGGATATGAGTTAAGTCAAGGACATGGAATGGTACTAATAAAAATAGAAGGCGATGTGGGCGCTGTTACAGCAGCTGTACAAGCATCAAGTAAGATTGCAAAAGTATTAAATAAAAAGGTTATACCAAGACCTGGTGATGGAATTGAGTGTCTAATCAAAAACGAAAATACAGTTGGATATGAGGATATATATATAAATACAGATGTTGATAAAAACGACTTAATAATAAATAAAGAAGAAAAAGATAAAGAAACAAATAAAAATACGAAAGAAGATATGAATAAAGAAGAAGAGAATGATTTTAAAGAAGATTCTTACGAAGAGAAATATACATGTAATTTATGCAAAGATCCTAAATGTCCTAGAGAAAAAGGTGATTTAAGAGTAAATTGTATTCATTATGATGATAAAGATACCGATAGCTAA
- the eutJ gene encoding ethanolamine utilization protein EutJ — protein MSLDKSNQLLEEFSYLIREKKCNKYEGKLKVGVDLGTANIVLSVVDENNNPIAGATYGSSVVKDGIVVDYMGAIRIVRMLKEQVEEIIGEKLSYAATAIPPGITKGNIKAIANVVESADLEVVNIVDEPTAASYALGIKEGVVVDVGGGTTGISILKDGEVIFTADEATGGTHMTLVLAGFLQKTLEEAEEVKKQTNKEQEIFSIIRPVVEKMAAIVKKYIEDYDVHEIYVVGGACCFKEFEKIFEKEIRVKTIKPIDPLLVTPLGIAMNCTI, from the coding sequence TTGAGCTTAGATAAAAGTAATCAATTGCTAGAAGAATTCTCGTATCTTATAAGAGAAAAAAAGTGCAACAAGTATGAAGGAAAATTAAAGGTAGGAGTTGACTTAGGTACGGCTAATATTGTTTTATCTGTAGTTGATGAAAATAATAATCCTATAGCAGGAGCAACATATGGTTCAAGTGTAGTAAAAGATGGAATAGTAGTTGACTATATGGGAGCTATAAGAATAGTAAGAATGTTAAAAGAACAGGTAGAAGAGATAATAGGAGAGAAGTTATCTTATGCAGCAACTGCTATACCTCCTGGAATAACAAAAGGAAATATAAAAGCTATAGCAAATGTAGTTGAGTCAGCTGATTTAGAAGTTGTTAATATAGTTGATGAACCAACAGCTGCTTCTTATGCACTAGGTATAAAAGAAGGAGTAGTAGTGGATGTTGGAGGAGGAACGACAGGTATAAGCATATTGAAAGATGGAGAAGTTATCTTTACTGCAGACGAGGCTACAGGAGGTACTCATATGACACTTGTCTTAGCTGGATTTTTACAAAAGACACTTGAAGAAGCGGAAGAAGTAAAAAAACAAACTAACAAGGAACAAGAAATATTTTCAATAATTAGACCAGTAGTAGAAAAAATGGCTGCAATAGTAAAAAAATACATAGAAGACTATGATGTTCATGAAATATACGTAGTAGGAGGAGCTTGCTGTTTTAAGGAATTCGAAAAAATATTTGAAAAAGAAATAAGAGTGAAAACTATAAAACCTATAGATCCACTTTTAGTAACACCTCTAGGAATAGCTATGAATTGTACAATTTAG